In a genomic window of Salegentibacter salegens:
- the nirD gene encoding nitrite reductase small subunit NirD yields the protein MQELLAQYQSVTAPEVLKWINVGKAKDFPKNGGACIKYKNKQIAVFNFTREATWYACQNLCPHKLEMVISRGMIGDKEGIPKVACPMHKKTFSLKDGNNLNGEDYKIAVYPVKIEAENVYIGFID from the coding sequence ATGCAAGAATTATTAGCTCAATACCAAAGTGTAACGGCTCCAGAAGTACTTAAATGGATAAATGTTGGGAAAGCTAAGGATTTTCCTAAAAATGGTGGCGCCTGTATAAAATATAAAAACAAGCAAATTGCGGTATTTAATTTCACACGCGAAGCAACATGGTATGCCTGCCAAAATCTTTGTCCGCATAAACTTGAAATGGTTATCTCCCGGGGAATGATAGGTGATAAAGAGGGAATTCCAAAAGTGGCCTGCCCTATGCACAAAAAAACCTTTTCTTTAAAAGACGGGAATAATCTTAATGGTGAAGATTACAAAATTGCAGTCTATCCGGTTAAAATTGAAGCAGAAAATGTCTATATTGGTTTTATAGATTAA
- a CDS encoding DUF4202 domain-containing protein has product MSKFQEAIKRIDNRNAQDPNLEIANGKEFPKELLYSQRMTNKLLDFHPQASEELQIAVRAQHICRWTVPRDTYPKNRIGYLKWREGLKKTHAEITDEILEEVGYDKDFRDRVSFLIKKKQIKKDEGSQVMEDVVCLVFLEHYFEAFAAKHNDEKIIDIVKKTWAKMSPKGHKAALKLPLSAHSETLIQEALK; this is encoded by the coding sequence ATGAGTAAATTCCAGGAAGCCATAAAACGAATAGACAATAGAAATGCTCAAGATCCTAATTTGGAAATAGCAAACGGAAAAGAATTTCCGAAAGAATTATTGTATTCACAACGAATGACAAATAAGTTACTGGATTTTCATCCGCAGGCTTCCGAAGAATTACAAATTGCAGTCCGTGCGCAGCATATTTGTCGCTGGACAGTTCCACGAGACACCTATCCAAAAAATAGAATTGGATATTTAAAATGGCGCGAAGGTCTTAAAAAAACCCACGCTGAAATCACTGATGAAATTCTTGAAGAAGTAGGCTATGATAAAGATTTTCGTGACCGAGTTTCATTTTTAATCAAGAAAAAGCAGATTAAAAAAGACGAAGGTTCTCAAGTTATGGAAGATGTGGTGTGCCTGGTTTTTCTTGAACATTATTTTGAAGCTTTTGCGGCAAAACATAATGATGAGAAAATAATAGACATTGTAAAGAAAACCTGGGCTAAAATGTCGCCCAAAGGTCATAAAGCCGCCCTAAAACTTCCCCTTTCCGCACATAGTGAAACTTTAATACAAGAAGCTTTAAAATAA